Proteins from one Gossypium raimondii isolate GPD5lz chromosome 8, ASM2569854v1, whole genome shotgun sequence genomic window:
- the LOC105790166 gene encoding RNA-binding KH domain-containing protein PEPPER isoform X5 → MEIADASENGSAKTQAPNNTAIVADPSAVSPSETTANNPAVEKWPGWPGHCVFRLIVPVSKVGSIIGRKGELIKKMCEETRARIRVLDGAVGTPDRIVLVSGKEAPEAPLSPAMDAAIRVFKRVSGLPDNDGDAKAAGAAFCSIRLLVASTQAISLIGKQGSLIKSLQESTGASVKVLSTDETPSYVVADERIAELQGEALKVLKALEAVVGHLRKFLVDHTVLPLFEKTHNTVVTQDLQAETRAEKSSLLTVSQSGIGIDLPITARRDSLFLDHEKQFESRIPSGISFYGQDPALPTVHSSSGLLRTAVPIVTQIAQTMQIPFSYAEDIIGIGGVNIAHIRRTSGAVITVQESGGLSDEITVEIKGTSSQVQLAQQLIQEFMSNHKDPVMSSGYRDTSYRSSFSQLGSSSALSSQPYGGYGGSSSC, encoded by the exons ATGGAAATCGCCGACGCCTCGGAGAACGGTTCGGCAAAGACCCAGGCACCGAACAACACGGCTATAGTAGCCGACCCATCAGCCGTAAGCCCTTCAGAAACGACCGCTAATAACCCAGCAGTAGAGAAGTGGCCCGGCTGGCCGGGTCACTGCGTTTTTCGGCTCATCGTGCCGGTTTCTAAAGTGGGCAGCATAATTGGCCGTAAAGGCGAGCTTATCAAGAAGATGTGCGAGGAAACCCGGGCCCGTATCCGCGTACTTGATGGTGCTGTTGGAACTCCCGATCGAATT GTACTAGTATCTGGAAAGGAAGCACCAGAGGCGCCTCTTTCGCCTGCAATGGATGCTGCTATAAGAGTTTTTAAACGTGTCTCTGGATTGCCGGACAACGATGGGGATGCTAAAGCAGCTGGAGCTGCATTTTGTTCGATCCGGTTGTTGGTAGCTTCTACGCAAGCAATCAGTTTAATCGGAAAGCAAGGCTCCTTAATTAAGTCATTACAAGAGAGCACCGGTGCATCTGTGAAGGTGTTGTCAACAG ATGAAACACCATCTTATGTGGTAGCAGATGAGAGGATTGCGGAGTTGCAGGGGGAAGCCCTGAAGGTTCTTAAAGCTCTTGAAGCAGTGGTGGGGCACCTGAGGAAATTTTTGGTTGATCACACTGTTCTTCCTCTTTTTGAAAAGACC CATAATACGGTTGTCACTCAAGATCTCCAAGCAGAGACAAGGGCTGAAAAGTCATCTCTGCTTACCGTTTCTCAAAGTGGAATCGGAATTGATCTTCCTATTACAGCAAGGAGAGACTCTTTATTCCTTGATCATGAAAAACAGTTCGAGTCACGAATCCCATCTGGAATTTCATTCTATGGACAGGATCCTGCACTTCCGACAGTACATTCTAGTTCAGGCCTTCTTCGAACCGCTGTTCCTATAGTTACTCAG ATTGCTCAAACCATGCAAATACCATTTTCTTATGCTGAGGACATTATTGGGATTGGAGGAGTTAATATTGCACACATTCGTCGCACTAGTGGAGCCGTCATAACCGTGCAAGAAAGTGGGGGCCTATCTGATGAAATAACGGTTGAAATTAAAGGCACCTCATCTCAGGTTCAGTTGGCTCAACAACTTATTCAA GAATTTATGAGCAATCACAAGGATCCGGTTATGAGCAGCGGTTACAGAGACACGAGCTATAGGTCCTCGTTTTCGCAGTTAGGCAGCTCATCTGCACTTTCATCCCAACCCTATGGTGGATATGGGGGATCTTCAAGT TGTTAA
- the LOC105790166 gene encoding RNA-binding KH domain-containing protein PEPPER isoform X3, with product MEIADASENGSAKTQAPNNTAIVADPSAVSPSETTANNPAVEKWPGWPGHCVFRLIVPVSKVGSIIGRKGELIKKMCEETRARIRVLDGAVGTPDRIVLVSGKEAPEAPLSPAMDAAIRVFKRVSGLPDNDGDAKAAGAAFCSIRLLVASTQAISLIGKQGSLIKSLQESTGASVKVLSTDETPSYVVADERIAELQGEALKVLKALEAVVGHLRKFLVDHTVLPLFEKTHNTVVTQDLQAETRAEKSSLLTVSQSGIGIDLPITARRDSLFLDHEKQFESRIPSGISFYGQDPALPTVHSSSGLLRTAVPIVTQIAQTMQIPFSYAEDIIGIGGVNIAHIRRTSGAVITVQESGGLSDEITVEIKGTSSQVQLAQQLIQEFMSNHKDPVMSSGYRDTSYRSSFSQLGSSSALSSQPYGGYGGSSSVSGYSTFRL from the exons ATGGAAATCGCCGACGCCTCGGAGAACGGTTCGGCAAAGACCCAGGCACCGAACAACACGGCTATAGTAGCCGACCCATCAGCCGTAAGCCCTTCAGAAACGACCGCTAATAACCCAGCAGTAGAGAAGTGGCCCGGCTGGCCGGGTCACTGCGTTTTTCGGCTCATCGTGCCGGTTTCTAAAGTGGGCAGCATAATTGGCCGTAAAGGCGAGCTTATCAAGAAGATGTGCGAGGAAACCCGGGCCCGTATCCGCGTACTTGATGGTGCTGTTGGAACTCCCGATCGAATT GTACTAGTATCTGGAAAGGAAGCACCAGAGGCGCCTCTTTCGCCTGCAATGGATGCTGCTATAAGAGTTTTTAAACGTGTCTCTGGATTGCCGGACAACGATGGGGATGCTAAAGCAGCTGGAGCTGCATTTTGTTCGATCCGGTTGTTGGTAGCTTCTACGCAAGCAATCAGTTTAATCGGAAAGCAAGGCTCCTTAATTAAGTCATTACAAGAGAGCACCGGTGCATCTGTGAAGGTGTTGTCAACAG ATGAAACACCATCTTATGTGGTAGCAGATGAGAGGATTGCGGAGTTGCAGGGGGAAGCCCTGAAGGTTCTTAAAGCTCTTGAAGCAGTGGTGGGGCACCTGAGGAAATTTTTGGTTGATCACACTGTTCTTCCTCTTTTTGAAAAGACC CATAATACGGTTGTCACTCAAGATCTCCAAGCAGAGACAAGGGCTGAAAAGTCATCTCTGCTTACCGTTTCTCAAAGTGGAATCGGAATTGATCTTCCTATTACAGCAAGGAGAGACTCTTTATTCCTTGATCATGAAAAACAGTTCGAGTCACGAATCCCATCTGGAATTTCATTCTATGGACAGGATCCTGCACTTCCGACAGTACATTCTAGTTCAGGCCTTCTTCGAACCGCTGTTCCTATAGTTACTCAG ATTGCTCAAACCATGCAAATACCATTTTCTTATGCTGAGGACATTATTGGGATTGGAGGAGTTAATATTGCACACATTCGTCGCACTAGTGGAGCCGTCATAACCGTGCAAGAAAGTGGGGGCCTATCTGATGAAATAACGGTTGAAATTAAAGGCACCTCATCTCAGGTTCAGTTGGCTCAACAACTTATTCAA GAATTTATGAGCAATCACAAGGATCCGGTTATGAGCAGCGGTTACAGAGACACGAGCTATAGGTCCTCGTTTTCGCAGTTAGGCAGCTCATCTGCACTTTCATCCCAACCCTATGGTGGATATGGGGGATCTTCAAGTGTAAGTGGCTACTCTACTTTTAGgctttaa
- the LOC105790166 gene encoding RNA-binding KH domain-containing protein PEPPER isoform X6 → MEIADASENGSAKTQAPNNTAIVADPSAVSPSETTANNPAVEKWPGWPGHCVFRLIVPVSKVGSIIGRKGELIKKMCEETRARIRVLDGAVGTPDRIVLVSGKEAPEAPLSPAMDAAIRVFKRVSGLPDNDGDAKAAGAAFCSIRLLVASTQAISLIGKQGSLIKSLQESTGASVKVLSTDETPSYVVADERIAELQGEALKVLKALEAVVGHLRKFLVDHTVLPLFEKTHNTVVTQDLQAETRAEKSSLLTVSQSGIGIDLPITARRDSLFLDHEKQFESRIPSGISFYGQDPALPTVHSSSGLLRTAVPIVTQIAQTMQIPFSYAEDIIGIGGVNIAHIRRTSGAVITVQESGGLSDEITVEIKGTSSQVQLAQQLIQEFMSNHKDPVMSSGYRDTSYRSSFSQLGSSSALSSQPYGGYGGSSS, encoded by the exons ATGGAAATCGCCGACGCCTCGGAGAACGGTTCGGCAAAGACCCAGGCACCGAACAACACGGCTATAGTAGCCGACCCATCAGCCGTAAGCCCTTCAGAAACGACCGCTAATAACCCAGCAGTAGAGAAGTGGCCCGGCTGGCCGGGTCACTGCGTTTTTCGGCTCATCGTGCCGGTTTCTAAAGTGGGCAGCATAATTGGCCGTAAAGGCGAGCTTATCAAGAAGATGTGCGAGGAAACCCGGGCCCGTATCCGCGTACTTGATGGTGCTGTTGGAACTCCCGATCGAATT GTACTAGTATCTGGAAAGGAAGCACCAGAGGCGCCTCTTTCGCCTGCAATGGATGCTGCTATAAGAGTTTTTAAACGTGTCTCTGGATTGCCGGACAACGATGGGGATGCTAAAGCAGCTGGAGCTGCATTTTGTTCGATCCGGTTGTTGGTAGCTTCTACGCAAGCAATCAGTTTAATCGGAAAGCAAGGCTCCTTAATTAAGTCATTACAAGAGAGCACCGGTGCATCTGTGAAGGTGTTGTCAACAG ATGAAACACCATCTTATGTGGTAGCAGATGAGAGGATTGCGGAGTTGCAGGGGGAAGCCCTGAAGGTTCTTAAAGCTCTTGAAGCAGTGGTGGGGCACCTGAGGAAATTTTTGGTTGATCACACTGTTCTTCCTCTTTTTGAAAAGACC CATAATACGGTTGTCACTCAAGATCTCCAAGCAGAGACAAGGGCTGAAAAGTCATCTCTGCTTACCGTTTCTCAAAGTGGAATCGGAATTGATCTTCCTATTACAGCAAGGAGAGACTCTTTATTCCTTGATCATGAAAAACAGTTCGAGTCACGAATCCCATCTGGAATTTCATTCTATGGACAGGATCCTGCACTTCCGACAGTACATTCTAGTTCAGGCCTTCTTCGAACCGCTGTTCCTATAGTTACTCAG ATTGCTCAAACCATGCAAATACCATTTTCTTATGCTGAGGACATTATTGGGATTGGAGGAGTTAATATTGCACACATTCGTCGCACTAGTGGAGCCGTCATAACCGTGCAAGAAAGTGGGGGCCTATCTGATGAAATAACGGTTGAAATTAAAGGCACCTCATCTCAGGTTCAGTTGGCTCAACAACTTATTCAA GAATTTATGAGCAATCACAAGGATCCGGTTATGAGCAGCGGTTACAGAGACACGAGCTATAGGTCCTCGTTTTCGCAGTTAGGCAGCTCATCTGCACTTTCATCCCAACCCTATGGTGGATATGGGGGATCTTCAAGT TAA
- the LOC105790166 gene encoding RNA-binding KH domain-containing protein PEPPER isoform X4, giving the protein MEIADASENGSAKTQAPNNTAIVADPSAVSPSETTANNPAVEKWPGWPGHCVFRLIVPVSKVGSIIGRKGELIKKMCEETRARIRVLDGAVGTPDRIVLVSGKEAPEAPLSPAMDAAIRVFKRVSGLPDNDGDAKAAGAAFCSIRLLVASTQAISLIGKQGSLIKSLQESTGASVKVLSTDETPSYVVADERIAELQGEALKVLKALEAVVGHLRKFLVDHTVLPLFEKTHNTVVTQDLQAETRAEKSSLLTVSQSGIGIDLPITARRDSLFLDHEKQFESRIPSGISFYGQDPALPTVHSSSGLLRTAVPIVTQIAQTMQIPFSYAEDIIGIGGVNIAHIRRTSGAVITVQESGGLSDEITVEIKGTSSQVQLAQQLIQEFMSNHKDPVMSSGYRDTSYRSSFSQLGSSSALSSQPYGGYGGSSSEIKT; this is encoded by the exons ATGGAAATCGCCGACGCCTCGGAGAACGGTTCGGCAAAGACCCAGGCACCGAACAACACGGCTATAGTAGCCGACCCATCAGCCGTAAGCCCTTCAGAAACGACCGCTAATAACCCAGCAGTAGAGAAGTGGCCCGGCTGGCCGGGTCACTGCGTTTTTCGGCTCATCGTGCCGGTTTCTAAAGTGGGCAGCATAATTGGCCGTAAAGGCGAGCTTATCAAGAAGATGTGCGAGGAAACCCGGGCCCGTATCCGCGTACTTGATGGTGCTGTTGGAACTCCCGATCGAATT GTACTAGTATCTGGAAAGGAAGCACCAGAGGCGCCTCTTTCGCCTGCAATGGATGCTGCTATAAGAGTTTTTAAACGTGTCTCTGGATTGCCGGACAACGATGGGGATGCTAAAGCAGCTGGAGCTGCATTTTGTTCGATCCGGTTGTTGGTAGCTTCTACGCAAGCAATCAGTTTAATCGGAAAGCAAGGCTCCTTAATTAAGTCATTACAAGAGAGCACCGGTGCATCTGTGAAGGTGTTGTCAACAG ATGAAACACCATCTTATGTGGTAGCAGATGAGAGGATTGCGGAGTTGCAGGGGGAAGCCCTGAAGGTTCTTAAAGCTCTTGAAGCAGTGGTGGGGCACCTGAGGAAATTTTTGGTTGATCACACTGTTCTTCCTCTTTTTGAAAAGACC CATAATACGGTTGTCACTCAAGATCTCCAAGCAGAGACAAGGGCTGAAAAGTCATCTCTGCTTACCGTTTCTCAAAGTGGAATCGGAATTGATCTTCCTATTACAGCAAGGAGAGACTCTTTATTCCTTGATCATGAAAAACAGTTCGAGTCACGAATCCCATCTGGAATTTCATTCTATGGACAGGATCCTGCACTTCCGACAGTACATTCTAGTTCAGGCCTTCTTCGAACCGCTGTTCCTATAGTTACTCAG ATTGCTCAAACCATGCAAATACCATTTTCTTATGCTGAGGACATTATTGGGATTGGAGGAGTTAATATTGCACACATTCGTCGCACTAGTGGAGCCGTCATAACCGTGCAAGAAAGTGGGGGCCTATCTGATGAAATAACGGTTGAAATTAAAGGCACCTCATCTCAGGTTCAGTTGGCTCAACAACTTATTCAA GAATTTATGAGCAATCACAAGGATCCGGTTATGAGCAGCGGTTACAGAGACACGAGCTATAGGTCCTCGTTTTCGCAGTTAGGCAGCTCATCTGCACTTTCATCCCAACCCTATGGTGGATATGGGGGATCTTCAAGT
- the LOC105790166 gene encoding RNA-binding KH domain-containing protein PEPPER isoform X2, with product MEIADASENGSAKTQAPNNTAIVADPSAVSPSETTANNPAVEKWPGWPGHCVFRLIVPVSKVGSIIGRKGELIKKMCEETRARIRVLDGAVGTPDRIVLVSGKEAPEAPLSPAMDAAIRVFKRVSGLPDNDGDAKAAGAAFCSIRLLVASTQAISLIGKQGSLIKSLQESTGASVKVLSTDETPSYVVADERIAELQGEALKVLKALEAVVGHLRKFLVDHTVLPLFEKTHNTVVTQDLQAETRAEKSSLLTVSQSGIGIDLPITARRDSLFLDHEKQFESRIPSGISFYGQDPALPTVHSSSGLLRTAVPIVTQIAQTMQIPFSYAEDIIGIGGVNIAHIRRTSGAVITVQESGGLSDEITVEIKGTSSQVQLAQQLIQEFMSNHKDPVMSSGYRDTSYRSSFSQLGSSSALSSQPYGGYGGSSSVSLKKFVGFRP from the exons ATGGAAATCGCCGACGCCTCGGAGAACGGTTCGGCAAAGACCCAGGCACCGAACAACACGGCTATAGTAGCCGACCCATCAGCCGTAAGCCCTTCAGAAACGACCGCTAATAACCCAGCAGTAGAGAAGTGGCCCGGCTGGCCGGGTCACTGCGTTTTTCGGCTCATCGTGCCGGTTTCTAAAGTGGGCAGCATAATTGGCCGTAAAGGCGAGCTTATCAAGAAGATGTGCGAGGAAACCCGGGCCCGTATCCGCGTACTTGATGGTGCTGTTGGAACTCCCGATCGAATT GTACTAGTATCTGGAAAGGAAGCACCAGAGGCGCCTCTTTCGCCTGCAATGGATGCTGCTATAAGAGTTTTTAAACGTGTCTCTGGATTGCCGGACAACGATGGGGATGCTAAAGCAGCTGGAGCTGCATTTTGTTCGATCCGGTTGTTGGTAGCTTCTACGCAAGCAATCAGTTTAATCGGAAAGCAAGGCTCCTTAATTAAGTCATTACAAGAGAGCACCGGTGCATCTGTGAAGGTGTTGTCAACAG ATGAAACACCATCTTATGTGGTAGCAGATGAGAGGATTGCGGAGTTGCAGGGGGAAGCCCTGAAGGTTCTTAAAGCTCTTGAAGCAGTGGTGGGGCACCTGAGGAAATTTTTGGTTGATCACACTGTTCTTCCTCTTTTTGAAAAGACC CATAATACGGTTGTCACTCAAGATCTCCAAGCAGAGACAAGGGCTGAAAAGTCATCTCTGCTTACCGTTTCTCAAAGTGGAATCGGAATTGATCTTCCTATTACAGCAAGGAGAGACTCTTTATTCCTTGATCATGAAAAACAGTTCGAGTCACGAATCCCATCTGGAATTTCATTCTATGGACAGGATCCTGCACTTCCGACAGTACATTCTAGTTCAGGCCTTCTTCGAACCGCTGTTCCTATAGTTACTCAG ATTGCTCAAACCATGCAAATACCATTTTCTTATGCTGAGGACATTATTGGGATTGGAGGAGTTAATATTGCACACATTCGTCGCACTAGTGGAGCCGTCATAACCGTGCAAGAAAGTGGGGGCCTATCTGATGAAATAACGGTTGAAATTAAAGGCACCTCATCTCAGGTTCAGTTGGCTCAACAACTTATTCAA GAATTTATGAGCAATCACAAGGATCCGGTTATGAGCAGCGGTTACAGAGACACGAGCTATAGGTCCTCGTTTTCGCAGTTAGGCAGCTCATCTGCACTTTCATCCCAACCCTATGGTGGATATGGGGGATCTTCAAGT